ACATCGCCTGCTCCACACCTTCAAAGAACAGTCTAACTCTCTTACCACAAAGCTCCTTATCCAAGTCAAATTTTTTAATATACGAACCAACCGGATTATACTCAGCTTCGCTGAACATTCCTGTTCCATCTCCTGCACTCTCTATACTGTAAGCACCCCTTCTGTAGTTCTTACCTTCCCAAGGATACAGGGTATTGATATAACGAATCTGATCATAACCGGCAAGCTCAATATGACCCGGAACCATAATCTTATCAAAATATGATGTATCATAATCCTCTTTATAAAAATCAGCCGGTCTGCTCATCGCATTTCTGCTAAAACAAAATTTCCACTGTCCATTTAATGATTGTATTAAGTTATGTGAATTGCTGTTCAACGCTTCATAATTTGTGAAATAGTCATGATCGCTATGTGCTGCAATCTGATTCACTCTGAATATTTCCGGATTATCAATCCATCTGATATCTGCGTTCATTTTCATACCTCGCTTTCTAATTTTACATTTAGCCCCAAAAGTAAATATTCACTCTGGAGGCTATTTCTTTATTCCATACTTTCTTTTAACTGTTCGTTTGCACCTTCAATATTCATGAATGAAAGAATGATTGTGATAATCAAATCAAACGCAAATGGTAACCACAAGTACATAACATTCATCATACTGATACAGCTTGCTGACTGAACAGCTACATTATTAACATATCCGCTTGCATCCAGTAACCATCCTGAAAGTGCTACACCAATACCACCACCAAGCTTTGTACCAAAAGATGTACACGAAAACATAGACCCATCAATTCTCTTACCAGTCTTAAGATATGTATGCTCTGAACAGTTTGCGATAACTGCTCCAACATCACCTTGCCAAGGTCCTTCACCAAGAGATGTTAATACGGTAAACACTAACATAAGAGGAATGCTTCCTAAATATCCAGCTACAACAATTCCCAAACGACAGATTGTAGCAAATACATAGCTGTACTTATTAAGCTTGTACATTCCTCTTGCTTTTGCAACCAATGTAGGTGTGATAGCAAGTGCTATAATCAATGGAATATTAATTGCCCACGAGAATACACCGAAGAGTTTCTGATTAAAAAGCACATACGTCATAAAGTAAGTTCCAACGCTAAGCATAGCTGCTCTTAACTGCTGAAGAATATATACAACGCAAATCATGACAAAATATTTATTAGATATAAGTAGCTTAAATGTTTCTGCCAATGTAAGCTTACTGTCTTCTTCCTCTTTTCCATCTCTAAGCTCCGCATCAGAAAGTTCCTTAACCGAAAAGCATGACAATGTATTTGATATGATACCAACGATACAGTATATGATTGCTACAATTCTCCATGCTGCTGCCCCACCGCCAAATGATGCTACAAGTCCAAATGTGATGGACTGAATCAAAAGATTGGTACCAAATGAGAACATAAATCTAAAT
The sequence above is drawn from the Anaerostipes hadrus ATCC 29173 = JCM 17467 genome and encodes:
- a CDS encoding MFS transporter produces the protein MEERKYLKWYNKVGYGSGDIAGNVVYAFLTSFVMIYLTDTIGLNAGIVGTLIAVSKLFDGVSDIFFGSMIDRTKSKMGKARPWMFYGFFGCAVTLFGVFAIPTSLGKTAQYAWFFIAYTLLNAVFYTANNIAYAALTSLVTKNAKERVEMGSFRFMFSFGTNLLIQSITFGLVASFGGGAAAWRIVAIIYCIVGIISNTLSCFSVKELSDAELRDGKEEEDSKLTLAETFKLLISNKYFVMICVVYILQQLRAAMLSVGTYFMTYVLFNQKLFGVFSWAINIPLIIALAITPTLVAKARGMYKLNKYSYVFATICRLGIVVAGYLGSIPLMLVFTVLTSLGEGPWQGDVGAVIANCSEHTYLKTGKRIDGSMFSCTSFGTKLGGGIGVALSGWLLDASGYVNNVAVQSASCISMMNVMYLWLPFAFDLIITIILSFMNIEGANEQLKESME